Genomic DNA from Pseudomonas helmanticensis:
CGAACCTGCTGAATGATCAGCCGTGGGATTTGTCTCGACTGGCCTCCACCGAATTGCTCCATCCGACGCCGGATCGCCGCGACTGGCGCAGTTGGCTGGAGCATATGGGCTTGTCCGATCAGGTCTCGCTCAAGGGCGGGCAAGTCTTCGACACGCTGGAATTGGGCATGATCGCGGCGGCGCGCGGTTACGGTGTGTCGATGGGCGATCTGTTGATGGTTGCCGAAGATGTCGCGCAAGGACGGCTGAGCCTGCCATGGCCGACTGCGGTCGCCAGTGGATTGAATTATTACCTGGTGTGGCCGAAGACCCGTCCGGGAGGTGAACGTTTGCGCCGCCTCAGCGACTTCCTGCAGGGCGAAGTCCGCGCCATGGAGCTGCCGGACGTTGCACGCTTGAGCTGAAACGTTCGAGCCGCCACAATGGCGGCCTTGCGCCATACCCTCGCAATGCGCTCAAGTATTCGGTTTTACCGCCGACTATGAGCAAGTGGAACCGTCGTGCCGGTATCCACGATTCACCCCCAACTATTAGAAAATTATCCGAGTCGAGATCAAGGAGGATCCCGTGGCTCGGCCAGGAGCTGTGCATGTCTCAACCTCGCGCTCGGATCGCCTCGCAGCTGGGCCTCGCGCTCGCTGTGATACTGGCAATCGTCATCAGTGGCAGTACTGTGTTCGCCCTGCGTTCGCTGGATTCGGCCAACCTCGCCACCCGTGAAGAACATCTGGCCAGTGAGGCGCGGCTGCTGGCCGACCAACTGAGCACCTTTCACGGCACGCTGCGTGAAAGCACCCAGCGTCTGAGCGGGTTGTTCGAAAAGCGCTTCAGCGCCGGCCTGAGCATTCACGCCGATGAGCCGGTGACGGTCGCTGGCACGCAAACCCCGGGCCTGCATCTGGGCAGCGAAGTGCTGAACAACAACTTCAAGGAAGTCGACGAGTTCAAGCAGATGACGGCTGGCGTCGCCACGCTGTTCGTGCGCAGTGGAGAAGACTTTGTGCGGGTCAGCACCTCGCTGACCAAGCAGGATGGCACCCGCGCCATCGGCACCTTGCTTGACCATGCTCACCCGGCGTACGCGAAGTTGATGGCCGGGCAGAGCTATGTCGGCCGCGCGTTGCTCTTCGACCGTTCCTACATGACCCAATACACCCCGGTGCGCGATGGTAGCGGAAAGGTGATTGCGGTGCTGTTCGTCGGGTTCGATTACACCGATGCGCAGAACGCTCAGTTCGACAACCTCAAGCGTTTCCGTATCGGCCAGACGGGTTCGCTGGCGCTGCTCGATGAGCAAAACAAATGGCTGGTTCCGCCGGCGGGCGTGCAGGCGCTGGATCAAGCGATTCCGGTCATCAGCGGTCTGGCGAAGACACCGGGCAAAGGTCAGTTCTGGGGTGACAAGGCCGAAGATTTCTACAGCGTTGCTGTGCCGTTCGACGGTGGCCCGTGGTCGGTGGTGGCGAGCATGCCGAAAGCCGAGATCCGCGCTGTGACCTGGAGCGTCGGTACGCAACTGGCCATTGGCAGCTTGCTGGCGATGTTGCTGGCGGTCGGTTCGGTGGTCTGGCTGCTGCGTAGCAAACTGGCGCCACTGGGTGACCTGGTGCGTCAGGCCGAAGCTTTGGGCGCCGGCGATCTGAGCGTGCGCCTGAACGTGTCGAGCAACGACGAAATCGGTCAGCTGTCCCGCGCGTTCAACCAGATGAGCCAAGCGTTGTCGACTATGGTCGAGCACATCCGGCGCTCTTCGGAAGAGGTCAACAGCCGTGCGCGGGCGTTGTCCGGTTTATCCGGCGGTGCTTATGAGGGCATGGAGCAGCAGTCCGGCGAAATCACCAGCATGGCCGGTGCGGTGGAAGAGTTCAGCGCGACCTCGTTGAACATTGCCGACAACATGGGCGCGACTCAGCGTCTGGCACAGGAAAACGCCCAGCAAACGCAGATTGGTCGCAGCTCCATGGAAGAGGCTTCGTCCTCGCTGGAGCAAATCGCCGGCGCGCTGAACAGCACCGCCACAGTAATCAACACACTCGGCCAGCGCTCGCAGGAAATCGGCGGCATTGTCGGGGTGATCACCTCGATTGCCGAGCAGACCAATCTGTTGGCGCTCAACGCTGCGATTGAAGCGGCGCGTGCCGGTGAACAAGGGCGTGGCTTTGCCGTGGTGGCGGATGAAGTGCGCAGCCTGGCATCGCGTACTCGCCAGGCCACCGATGAAATTTCCAGCATGATTCACAGCATCCAGCAGGAAACCGGCAACGCGATCAGCACCATGGAGCAGGGCAATGTGCTGATGCAGGAAGGCCTGTCGCGTAACGCCAATGTCGCCTCGGCGCTGGCACGCATCGATGAGCAGAGCCGCTCGGCGGGTCAGCAATTTGCCGCGATTACTACGGCGACTCAGGAGCAGAGCAGCACCGCGACATTGCTCAGCAGCAACCTGCAGAGCATTGCGCTGGCCAACAGTGAACAGCGCGAAGTGGTGTCAAACCTCGCCGTCACCGCCAAAGAGCTGGAGAAACTCGCAGCAGACCTGCGCTCTGAGGTCGACCGCTTCCGCTGATGCCTCTTGTAGGAGCTGACGAGCGAAACGAGGCTGCGATCTTCTGATTCTGCAAAGCAAGATCAGAAGATCGCAGCGTGCCGCAGCTCCTACAGGGGGATTACGCGGTGACGAGGAGCCGGTGTGTGTCAGTTACATTTGGCGTTGCTGGAGACTTCCTTGCTCGCCAGTTTCAACTGTTTGGCCAGTTCGGCCGCGTTGGTGCTTGCGTAAACCCGGCCTCCGGTATTTTTCGCGATGCACTGTGAAGGTCCACCGGCGCCGATGCTCACCACATTGACCCGCAACCGCGGTTGCTCCTGGGCAATGCGTCGGGATACCGCGCAGACGTCCTTCTGGCAACCGTCCTCGCCGTCGATGAACATCACGATCACCGCGTCATTGTTACGCCCGTCCACGGTGCTCGCCGCTTTCGCCAGGCTATCGGCCAACGGCGTGCCATCGTTGGGTACCAGGCCACGGATCCCGTTGATCAGGCGTGAACGATCGGCAAACTTGAACACCCCTTGGTCAGGTGTGCTTTCGCAACCGGCGAAGGTGATCAGGCGCGTGTCGATCTTCGGGTCCAGCGCGTTGATCATGCCGGCCAGCGAATCCTGGGCGACGTTCATGCGGCTCGGTTTCTCGAAGATTCGCATGGCACGATTGGGGTCCATGTACTGGTTGAGACTGTTGCCAAAGAACCATTCTTCGTCGGCTTTCACCGCTTTGGTGTTGAGCTCCATCGACCCTGATGTATCGAGCACCACGACGAATTGCGGGATCACCGCATTCGGGGCTTTTTTACGGCAGGCGAAGTTGTCCAGTGTCGGTGGCGGCGGCGGGGCAACGACCACCGGTTTTGGCGGCGGGACGGGTTCCGGGGCCGGCTCGGGTTCCGGCTCTGGTTCTGGAACCGGTTGCGGTTCGACCACAGGCTCGGGCACCGGCTCGACCGGTTGTTCCACAGGCGCCACGACCGCTGCTGCGGGGGGAACTGCAACGACAACAGGTTCACGGTGCAGAAACCACCAGAGCCACAGCGCCAGCAGCAACAACAGCAGCGCCAGCAAGGCAGCGGCGATCCACCAGCCACGGCGCGAAGGCGGCACCACCGGCGCCAATGGCACTGGCGGTACGACCGGCGGCACGATCGGTCGCGGCGGTCGCTGGTTCCAGCGCACCACCAGCGGCTCACCATTGAGGCTGTAAAGCTTGTCCAGCTCAGGGCTGCCGAGCAGGTTGCGCAAGTCATCCGCTACCGTCGGCTGCCCGCGTTTTTGCAATTCATCGGCCAATTGTTCGAGGGAGGTCTGGCGCACCTCATAGGTTTGCAGCAAGCGTCGTTGCGCGTCCTCATTGAGTTCGGCATAGGGCGTGGGCTGGCCACCCAGTTCGGTCCACCATTCCAGCACATC
This window encodes:
- a CDS encoding vWA domain-containing protein; translated protein: MQRVIRDAHATPEGMSALQAKVALIQKHFPPTSASLFAIPRMGSGDVLEWWTELGGQPTPYAELNEDAQRRLLQTYEVRQTSLEQLADELQKRGQPTVADDLRNLLGSPELDKLYSLNGEPLVVRWNQRPPRPIVPPVVPPVPLAPVVPPSRRGWWIAAALLALLLLLLALWLWWFLHREPVVVAVPPAAAVVAPVEQPVEPVPEPVVEPQPVPEPEPEPEPAPEPVPPPKPVVVAPPPPPTLDNFACRKKAPNAVIPQFVVVLDTSGSMELNTKAVKADEEWFFGNSLNQYMDPNRAMRIFEKPSRMNVAQDSLAGMINALDPKIDTRLITFAGCESTPDQGVFKFADRSRLINGIRGLVPNDGTPLADSLAKAASTVDGRNNDAVIVMFIDGEDGCQKDVCAVSRRIAQEQPRLRVNVVSIGAGGPSQCIAKNTGGRVYASTNAAELAKQLKLASKEVSSNAKCN
- a CDS encoding methyl-accepting chemotaxis protein yields the protein MSQPRARIASQLGLALAVILAIVISGSTVFALRSLDSANLATREEHLASEARLLADQLSTFHGTLRESTQRLSGLFEKRFSAGLSIHADEPVTVAGTQTPGLHLGSEVLNNNFKEVDEFKQMTAGVATLFVRSGEDFVRVSTSLTKQDGTRAIGTLLDHAHPAYAKLMAGQSYVGRALLFDRSYMTQYTPVRDGSGKVIAVLFVGFDYTDAQNAQFDNLKRFRIGQTGSLALLDEQNKWLVPPAGVQALDQAIPVISGLAKTPGKGQFWGDKAEDFYSVAVPFDGGPWSVVASMPKAEIRAVTWSVGTQLAIGSLLAMLLAVGSVVWLLRSKLAPLGDLVRQAEALGAGDLSVRLNVSSNDEIGQLSRAFNQMSQALSTMVEHIRRSSEEVNSRARALSGLSGGAYEGMEQQSGEITSMAGAVEEFSATSLNIADNMGATQRLAQENAQQTQIGRSSMEEASSSLEQIAGALNSTATVINTLGQRSQEIGGIVGVITSIAEQTNLLALNAAIEAARAGEQGRGFAVVADEVRSLASRTRQATDEISSMIHSIQQETGNAISTMEQGNVLMQEGLSRNANVASALARIDEQSRSAGQQFAAITTATQEQSSTATLLSSNLQSIALANSEQREVVSNLAVTAKELEKLAADLRSEVDRFR